A portion of the Anthonomus grandis grandis chromosome 7, icAntGran1.3, whole genome shotgun sequence genome contains these proteins:
- the LOC126738435 gene encoding low-density lipoprotein receptor-related protein 6, whose product MWKPIGFKIWFWLVTVVLPLGRSAHSTTSGHPVTILFSTTKEIKVITSTFSGKNQKVKATTIIKNFTYIPSIDFHFEQKKICWADHDLEEIQCCHYDQGVVENKTEIVNGIQVPDGLAIDWYTDNIYWTASETNRIEVASLEGKHRKVLFWTDIDQPRAIVVVPMRGLLFWTDWGEVPKIERAGMNGDPKTRKVIVSENIYWPNGLSVDYEAERIYWIDGKLLTIKSMDYDGKNSTLILQRASDYPYALTQSANKLFWTDWKTVSIHDFPKNATAQRPSEFFMTSHPMDIKVFDKTRQPKGPHACEGNGGCSHLCLLAPEPPYFTCACPMGVKLIDNKTCAPEPQELLLVARRSDICLIYLDSPDYSHKVIPLTNVKYSIAVDFDPVDHFIYWSDDEVMKIQRARLNGSDQQDVITLEIQDPNGIAVDWISRNIYWTDTGTDRIEVARLEYGFRKVIIGDGLIDPRGIAVASELGWLFWSDWNEKDPKIERANLDGSERVFVVHKDLGWPNGVTLDLINEKIYWCDAKSDKIEYANFDGSKRRILITENLPHPFGFSLMGDYLYWTDWQRRTIDRAQKDTGSNRLSIVDNMESVMGVKAINLGPTSGWNPCKDNNGNCSQLCLHRFNKTRVCACEIDFELAKDRQNCVKPEAFLLYTKNDSIGRISIENEPIETDLFVPNIRHASSIDFDVNSRRIYWSDSKLKTIMRAYINGSGPQKVIDLGLAYPEGIAVDWLGLNIYWTDPFSRRIEVSRLVGTSRRTLIWNTLNEPHSIVLDPVSGYMYWSEWGQSNLINKAEMNGGKSRKLFSTIGKANGLTLDYEKRRLYWIEIDAPAIWSSDLDGNDKKIIVKDENLTPLGLALYKEYIYWSDEKTADIYRASKLDGSGRTRITTLSENVTDLLIYHHSTKQNQTNQCATSNGGCSNLCLALPANSPAEHTRYTCGCPTHYNLEKNRCTAPVKFMIYSLKNLIVRLVPDTSDCPEAVLPVQGMKAVKAIDFDLKNNHLYWIDGKIQAIKSAKMLEPSPTATIFVSSGQDIKPYDIAVDSVGRLLFWTCAHQNVINVTRLDNNIPFGSIKGREGEKPRLIVIHVTKRLLFYTDVGSQHQLIRTRLDGSHRIFITKADDIAAIAVDIDNDSIVWSQGHSIYISNIDGENKHVVVNESNNKITHLTVHDGWLYWIDRDLNELQRLELTTGKSRSTLGIQAAHIVDLISVQDHGNHSCADQKRCSHFCILNGTLPQCACPFNKMLQEDKRSCQTIPNCGPERFSCMVASSDTKNCIPISWRCDRQKDCSDGSDELDCPTCQPNQFRCQNGQCIDKSAVCNNLPNCADESDEKNCCEDGFRCPQTDVCLPASAKCDSIEHCPDGSDERDCKSAVSTTTICFFAVISILLILVGLIMIFHFKDRCSPVKGHISTEPPEDSLSPLDPNGQNKNHKIRKGAGIPDVVRMSMLNEGYPSTYDRRHVTGASSSSNTNGSSSGVGYPRETLNPPPSPATSATTTAASTRASSPGTRYKPYRHYRSINQPPPPTPNSTDVCDESDYNYPLNRGRYEGEPFPPPPTPRSHYNQESCPPSPSSRSSTYFSPLPPPPSPVASPRHDSDS is encoded by the exons CTCATTCTACAACCTCCGGCCACCCTGTGACCATCCTATTCTCAACTACAAAGGAAATCAAAGTCATAACATCTACATTTTCTGGCAAAAACCAGAAAGTTAAGGCTACAACTATCATCAAAAACTTTACATATATTCCCTCAATAGATTTTCATTTTGAACAGAAGAAAATCTGCTGGGCAGATCATGACTTGGAGGAAATACAGTGCTGTCATTATGACCAGGGTGTGGTGGAAAATAag ACTGAAATAGTAAATGGAATTCAAGTACCAGATGGGTTAGCCATTGATTGGTACACTGACAATATTTATTGGACAGCCAGTGAGACAAATAGAATAGAGGTTGCTAGTTTAGAAGGGAAGCACAGAAAAGTTCTTTTTTGGACTGATATTGATCAACCGCGTGCCATTGTTGTTGTGCCTATGAGAGG tttattattttggaCTGATTGGGGTGAAGTCCCAAAAATTGAACGTGCTGGAATGAACGGTGATCCTAAAACCCGTAAAGTGATTgtttctgaaaatatttattggccCAATGGGCTTTCTGTTGATTATGAGGCTGAAAGAATATACTGGATTGATGGGAAGTTGCTCACTATTAAG tCCATGGATTATGATGGCAAAAACAGCACCTTAATCTTACAACGGGCTTCAGATTACCCTTACGCCCTAACTCAATCAGCCAACAAATTATTCTGGACCGACTGGAAAACTGT TTCCATTCATGACTTTCCTAAAAATGCGACGGCTCAACGCCCTTCCGAATTCTTTATGACCAGCCATCCCATGGATATCAAAGTGTTTGATAAAACTAGACAACCGAAGGGACCCCACGCTTGTGAAGGCAACGGGGGTTGCTCACATTTATGCTTATTGGCCCCAGAACCCCCTTATTTTACCTGCGCCTGCCCAATGGGGGTAAAATTAATCG ATAACAAAACTTGCGCCCCGGAGCCGCAAGAACTATTATTGGTTGCAAGGAGATCGGATATTTGTCTAATTTACTTAGATTCGCCAGACTATAGTCATAAAGTGATACCGCTGACTAATGTCAAGTATTCGATAGCCGTCGATTTTGATCCGgtggatcattttatttattggtcCGATGACGAGGTGATGAAGATCCAACGGGCCAGGCTGAACG gaagcGATCAGCAGGACGTTATAACGTTAGAGATTCAAGATCCAAATGGCATTGCTGTTGATTGGATATCCAGGAATATTTACTGGACCGATACGGGAACTGACAGGATCGAAGTGGCACGATTGGAGTACGGGTTTCGTAAAGTAATAATTGGCGATGGTTTAATTGATCCAAGGGGAATAGCGGTCGCGTCCGAATTAGGCTGGTTATTTTGGTCGGATTGGAACGAAAAAGATCCAAAGATCGAGCGAGCCAATTTGGATGGGTCCGAAAGGGTCTTTGTTGTGCATAAGGATCTTGGTTGGCCTAATGGCGTCACTCTAG atTTAATAAATGAGAAAATCTACTGGTGCGACGCAAAGTCTGATAAAATCGAATACGCCAATTTTGATGGATCTAAGAGGAGGATATTAATTACGGAAAATTTGCCGCATCCGTTTGGCTTTAGTCTTATGGGTGATTATTTATATTGGACCGATTGGCAACGTAGGACTATCGATAGGGCACAAAAAGACACCG GATCAAACCGATTATCGATTGTGGACAACATGGAAAGCGTGATGGGCGTAAAAGCAATAAATCTTGGTCCTACATCTGGCTGGAACCCGTGCAAAGATAACAACGGCAATTGCAGTCAGTTATGTTTACATCGATTTAATAAAACACGAGTTTGCGCCTGCGAAATCGACTTTGAACTGGCCAAAGATAGACAAAATTGCGTTAAACCAGAGGCGTTTCTATTGTACACTAAGAATGACAGTATCGGGAGGATTAGTATTGAAAACGAACCAATAGAAACTGATTTGTTTGTACCTAATATTAGGCATGCTAG TTCAATCGATTTTGACGTAAACTCAAGAAGGATCTACTGGAGCGATAGCAAATTAAAAACCATTATGCGAGCATATATCAATGGCTCTGGACCCCAAAAAGTAATCGACTTAGGTCTGGCGTACCCTGAGGGAATTGCTGTTGATTGGCTAG gGCTAAATATCTACTGGACAGACCCATTTTCGCGTAGAATTGAAGTATCTAGGTTAGTAGGTACGTCCAGGCGAACCCTAATTTGGAATACACTCAATGAACCTCACAGTATTGTTTTGGATCCGGTTTCTGG gTATATGTATTGGTCGGAGTGGGGACAATCAAATCTCATTAACAAGGCGGAGATGAACGGGGGAAAGTCGCGGAAACTGTTTTCTACCATCGGAAAAGCCAATGGACTCACCTTGGATTATGAAAAAAGACG GCTCTACTGGATTGAAATCGATGCACCGGCCATTTGGTCCTCGGACCTCGACGGAAacgacaaaaaaattatcgtgAAAGACGAGAATCTCACGCCTCTTGGTCTCGCCTTGTACAAGGAATATATTTATTGGAGCGACGAAAAAACTG CTGATATATACAGGGCATCCAAACTGGACGGTTCTGGCCGCACCAGAATCACCACTTTATCGGAAAATGTGACCGATTTATTGATTTATCACCATTCGACCAAACAGAATCAGACGAATCAATGCGCGACGAGTAACGGCGGATGTTCGAACTTGTGTTTAGCTTTGCCGGCCAATAGTCCAGCGGAGCATACAAGATACACCTGCGGTTGTCCGACTCATTATAATTTGGAGAAGAACAGATGTACCG CACCAGTAAAATTCATGATCTACAGTCTGAAAAATCTAATTGTCCGCCTAGTTCCGGATACGTCCGATTGTCCCGAAGCTGTACTGCCCGTACAAGGAATGAAAGCTGTAAAAGCCATcgatttcgatttaaaaaataaccatttGTATTGG ATCGATGGTAAAATCCAGGCAATTAAGTCAGCGAAAATGCTTGAACCTTCACCCACAGCAACCATTTTCGTTTCTAGCGGTCAGGATATCAAACCGTACGATATTGCAGTGGATTCGGTGGGTCGGTTATTGTTTTGGACGTGTGCGCATCAGAATGTGATTAATGTAACTAGACTAGACAATAACATTCCTTTTGGCAGTATTAAAGGCAGAGAAGGAGAGAAACCAAGATTAATTGTGATACATGTCACGAAGAG gCTCTTATTCTACACCGACGTTGGTTCTCAGCACCAGTTGATAAGGACCAGGCTTGACGGTTCTCATAGGATATTTATTACGAAAGCGGACGATATAGCAGCCATAGCAGTTGATATAGATAATGATTCTATCGTATGGTCTCAAGGACATAGTATTTATATTAGCAATATTGATGGAGAAAACAA GCATGTAGTGGTAAATGAAAGCAACAACAAAATAACCCATTTAACCGTTCACGACGGTTGGCTCTACTGGATCGATCGGGATTTAAACGAATTGCAAAGGTTGGAATTAACAACCGGGAAATCCAGATCTACTTTGGGCATTCAAGCCGCGCATATTGTCGATTTAATTTCCGTTCAGGATCACGGAAATCATTCTTGTGCCGATCAGAAAAGGTGTTCGCACTTTTGTATATTGAATG gcaCCCTACCACAGTGCGCTTGCCCCTTCAACAAAATGCTCCAAGAAGACAAACGATCTTGTCAAACAATTCCGAATTGTGGTCCAGAGAGGTTTTCTTGTATGGTGGCCTCTTCGGACACTAAAAATTGTATTCCTATATCATGGAGGTGTGACAG ACAAAAAGATTGTTCTGATGGTAGCGATGAATTGGATTGTCCCACCTGCCAACCCAATCAATTTCGTTGCCAAAATGGTCAATGTATCGATAAAAGTGCCGTTTGTAACAATTTGCCGAATTGCGCAGATGAATCTGATGAAAAAAACTGTTGCGAGGATGGGTTCCGATGTCCGCAAACCGAT GTTTGTCTTCCCGCCTCAGCTAAATGTGATAGTATAGAACATTGCCCGGACGGCTCCGACGAGCGCGATTGCAAATCCGCAGTGTCTACTACGACGATTTGCTTCTTTGCGGTTATCTCCATTTTATTAATCTTGGTCGGATTGATTATGATCTTCCACTTTAAAGATCGCTGCAGTCCTGTAAAAGGCCACATTTCTACAGAGCCCCCTGAAGACAGTTTGAGTCCGTTGGATCCCAATGGACAAAATAAGAACCATAAAATCAGAAAAGGGGCCG GTATCCCGGATGTGGTGCGAATGTCCATGCTTAACGAGGGTTACCCTTCTACATACGACCGTCGTCATGTGACTGGTGCGTCGAGCAGTTCAAATACGAATGGCAGCAGTAGCGGAGTGGGTTATCCGAGGGAGACGCTGAATCCCCCTCCTAGTCCGGCTACTAGCGCCACCACGACGGCAGCTAGTACTAGGGCCAGTAGTCCGGGCACTAGGTATAAGCCCTATAGGCACTATAG gtCAATAAACCAACCTCCGCCGCCCACCCCCAACTCCACGGATGTGTGCGACGAGAGTGACTACAACTATCCCCTAAACCGAGGCAGGTACGAAGGGGAACCGTTTCCTCCGCCACCCACTCCCCGTTCCCATTACAATCAGGAAAGTTGTCCCCCGAGTCCCAGTTCGAGGAGCTCGACGTACTTTAGTCCGTTGCCTCCACCACCGAGCCCGGTGGCAAGTCCCAGGCACGATTCGGATTCCTGA